DNA from Xanthomonas hyacinthi:
CGCGATGAACGTGGACAACGACAACACCTTGCGCGGCAACACCACCATCGCCGGCAGCCAGATCTCCGGCTCGCAGGACTTCGACTTCGGCGGCAAGGAATGGGAGCCGCGCGTGGACGGCATGTTCCGCATCAGCACCCGCCAGCGCCTGATCTTCGACTACTTCAAGTACGACAAGGATCGCCGCGCGGAACTGGGCGATGCCGTCAGCTACGGCGGGGTCGTCGTGCCGGCCGGCAGCTTCATCAAGGGCGAACTGAAGTACCAGGTCGCCAGCCTGGTGTACGACTACGCGGTGATCGACACCCCGCAGTTCAGCCTGGGCCTGCAGATCGGCGCCGAATGGGCCAAGGTCCAGACCAATGCCTACGCCGATCTGGGCGACCTGTATTCGGGGACCTTCATCGACGAAAGCGAGGACGGCGCCGCGCCGGTGGTCGGCCTGCGCTTCACCGCGCAGCCCAACGAGCACTGGCTGTTCAGCGTGCAGGGCCAGTACCTCAACACCAAGTGGGGCAACTTCGACAAGTACGACGGCGACCTGAGCCGCGCCAATGCCATCGCCGAATACCGCTTCACCAGGAATTTCGGCATCTTCGCCGGCTACGACTGGTTCAAGCTGGATGTGGACCGCAAGACCGACTCCAATACGGCCTCGCTGACCACCGTCGGCCTGAAGCAGGAGTTCAAGGGCCCGGTGGCCGGCGTGACCTTCGCGTTCTGATCCCAACGGGACTCGGGTTCCATCGGGACTCGGGACTCGGGACTCGCGAGCAGTTTCATGCAGAACCCGGCAGCGCTGCGGGGTTCTGTCGTTGCGCCGGTTGAATTTGCAGGTGTCCACATCGTGCGCCGGCCACGCATCGCGGCGCATGAACGCAAAGCCCCGGCCTGCGCCGGGGCTTTGCGGACCGACGCTGCGCTCGCTTATTTCTTTTTCGGGAGGTATAGATCGGTGATGGTGCCGTCGTAGACCTCGGCGGCCATGCCGACCGACTCGCTCAGGGTCGGATGCGCATGGATGGTGTGGCCGATGTCCTCGGCCTCGGCGCCCATCTCGATCGCCAGGCCGATCTCGGCCAGCAGGTCGCCGGCATGCACGCCGACGATGGCGCCGCCGACGATGCGGTGCGTCTGCTCGTCGAAGATCAGCTTGGTGAAGCCCTCGGTGCGGCCGATGCCGATGGCGCGGCCGCTGGCCGCCCACGGGAACTTGGCCACGCCGACCTTCAGGCCCTTGGCCTTGGCCTCGGTCTCGGTGACGCCGACCCAGGCGATTTCCGGGTTGGTGTAGGCCACCGACGGGATCACCCGCGCCACCCATTCCCGGCCTTTACCAGGGATGCCCTCGCCTGCGGCCACTTCGGCCGCCAGCTTGCCCTCGTGGGTGGCCTTGTGCGCCAGCATCGGGTTGCCGACGATGTCGCCGATGGCGAAGATGTGCGGCACGTTGCTGCGCATCTGCCGATCGACCGGGATGAAGCCGCGCTCGGTGACGTTGACGCCGGCCTTCTCCGCACCGATCTTCTTGCCGTTCGGCGAGCGGCCCACCGCGACCAGCACGCGGTCGTAGCTGGTCGCGCCCAGCGCCGACGTCTCGCCCTCGGCCGCGGCCTCGAAGGACACGGTGATGCCCTTCTTGTCGGCCTTGACCGCGGTGGCCTTGGTCTTCAGGTAGACCTCCACGCCCTGCTTCTTCAGGCGGTCGGCCAGCGGCTTGACCAGGTCCTGGTCGGCGCCCGGCATCAGCTGGTCCATGAACTCGACCACGGTGACCTTGCTGCCCAGCGCGCTGTACACGGTGGCCATTTCCAGGCCGATGATGCCGCCGCCGACCACCAGCAGGGTCTTGGGGATCTCCTGCAGCTCCAGCGCGTCGGTGGAGTCCATCACCCGCTTGTCGTCCCACGGGAAGTTGGGCAGCTTCACCGCCTGCGAGCCGGCGGCGATGATGCACTGCTCGAAGCGCAGCAGCTGGGTCTTGCCGTCGGCGCCGACGATCTGCAGCTCGCTGGGCGACACGAAGCTGGCCACGCCGGTGACGGTGCGCACCTTGCGCTGCCTGGCCATGCTGGCCAGGCCGCCGGTGAGCTTGCCGACCACGTTGTCCTTGTACGCGCGCAGCTTGTCCAGGGCGATCTTGGGCGCGCTGAAGGTCACGCCGAAATCGCCGGCATGGGCGACCTCGTCGATCACCGCGGCCGCGTGCAGCAGCGCCTTGGACGGGATGCAGCCGACGTTGAGGCAGACCCCGCCGAGGCTGGCGTAGCGCTCGATCAGCACCGTGTCCAGGCCCAGGTCGGCGGCGCGGAATGCGGCGGTGTAGCCGCCGGGGCCGGCGCCGAGCACCACCATCTTGCATTCGATGTCGGCCGGCTTGCCGCTGGCCAGCGCCGGCTTGCGCGCCGGCGGCTCGGCCGGGGCGCGGTGCGAGGGCGCCACCGGCGGCTTGCTGGCCGGCGCGTCGGCCTTGGCCGCCGCGGGCGCGGCGGCCGGCGCGGCGCCGGCGTCCTCGGTCTCCAGCAGCGCGATCACCGCGCCCTCGGACAGGGTGTCGCCGAGCTTGACCTTCAGCTCCTTGATCACGCCGGCCGCCGCCGACGGCACTTCCAGCGTGGCCTTGTCCGATTCCAGGGTCAGCAGGCCCTGGTCCT
Protein-coding regions in this window:
- the lpdA gene encoding dihydrolipoyl dehydrogenase produces the protein MAVIEVKVPDIGDYSEVPVIEVLVAVGDTVKKDQGLLTLESDKATLEVPSAAAGVIKELKVKLGDTLSEGAVIALLETEDAGAAPAAAPAAAKADAPASKPPVAPSHRAPAEPPARKPALASGKPADIECKMVVLGAGPGGYTAAFRAADLGLDTVLIERYASLGGVCLNVGCIPSKALLHAAAVIDEVAHAGDFGVTFSAPKIALDKLRAYKDNVVGKLTGGLASMARQRKVRTVTGVASFVSPSELQIVGADGKTQLLRFEQCIIAAGSQAVKLPNFPWDDKRVMDSTDALELQEIPKTLLVVGGGIIGLEMATVYSALGSKVTVVEFMDQLMPGADQDLVKPLADRLKKQGVEVYLKTKATAVKADKKGITVSFEAAAEGETSALGATSYDRVLVAVGRSPNGKKIGAEKAGVNVTERGFIPVDRQMRSNVPHIFAIGDIVGNPMLAHKATHEGKLAAEVAAGEGIPGKGREWVARVIPSVAYTNPEIAWVGVTETEAKAKGLKVGVAKFPWAASGRAIGIGRTEGFTKLIFDEQTHRIVGGAIVGVHAGDLLAEIGLAIEMGAEAEDIGHTIHAHPTLSESVGMAAEVYDGTITDLYLPKKK